The Methylomonas koyamae genome has a segment encoding these proteins:
- a CDS encoding TonB-dependent siderophore receptor, producing the protein MSHATYCRSLIICRSLVASAALALAPAAQAENVGAKHYFDIPAQALNQALLQFGKQSRQPLIYGTDVAEHWRSRAVQGDYTDAEALNLLLADSPLRAQTTGDGTVTIQPRPAELHNQTRPELMPAMTVVGKPVYAWNAPDNPDYNRPNATTATKTDTPVMETPISIQIVPKAVLADKQTMTLPDAVNGHVSGVLGRTGGGYLYDNFVIRGLAGSGFGDAYRNGLYNRQDIYDIANIEQIEILKGPAAMLYGRVEPGGLVNYVTKKPLDTAYYSLQQQFGSFDQYRTLLDATGPLDAGKTLLYRLNGSYTDQQSFRDFVGNQRFFVAPSLTWRPNARFETNVDLEYKHDQFNADYGIPAINGRPAPIPITRNLKDGFHRQTLESTSVAVDWTYRFNDDWKITQRYLFKDWSLSGPTLFNFAGLRADLRTLDRVASKGVQDVMTHSGNIDLNGKFEIFGSKHNLLVGFDGFHALTNAHSAQAPTAPIDIYAPVYGQVDFDALARENAFFYRRESWAGAYLQDQITLFDRLQILLGGRYDSVTTGSNFSPVSLPAAELGRRPANDDAFSPRAGLLYRAQDWLSLYGSYSESFSANNGVSAGGEKFDPQRGKQYELGIKTESADQRFSSTLAFFYLTKSNMLTDDPNRADPNFQILAGQIRSRGIEFDLAGQVTDRLHLLGTYAYTQVNYTQDFDGLQGHRVENVPRHQGSLWGTWQFNQAFKAGLGAVAVGPRPGDSDNSYMLPGYVRLDAMAAYTHKVGEHRLTAQLNINNLLDKEYYANSAGSNLGVIPGAPINVLGSLKYEF; encoded by the coding sequence ATGTCCCACGCAACGTATTGCCGTTCGCTTATTATCTGCCGTTCGCTAGTCGCGTCGGCGGCCCTGGCATTGGCCCCGGCGGCGCAGGCGGAAAACGTCGGCGCCAAACATTATTTCGACATTCCGGCCCAAGCTTTAAACCAGGCGTTGTTGCAGTTCGGCAAGCAGAGCCGGCAGCCCTTGATTTACGGCACCGACGTCGCCGAGCATTGGCGCAGCCGGGCGGTGCAAGGCGACTATACCGACGCCGAAGCGCTGAATCTGCTGTTGGCCGATTCGCCGCTGCGGGCGCAGACCACCGGCGACGGCACCGTGACGATCCAGCCGCGGCCGGCGGAATTGCACAACCAAACCCGCCCGGAGCTGATGCCGGCGATGACCGTGGTCGGCAAGCCCGTCTATGCCTGGAATGCGCCGGACAATCCGGATTACAACCGGCCCAACGCGACCACGGCCACCAAGACCGACACGCCGGTGATGGAAACGCCGATCTCGATCCAGATCGTGCCGAAAGCGGTGTTGGCCGACAAACAGACCATGACCTTGCCGGACGCCGTCAACGGCCACGTCAGCGGCGTGTTGGGGCGTACCGGCGGCGGTTACCTGTACGACAACTTCGTGATCCGCGGTCTGGCCGGCTCCGGTTTCGGCGACGCCTACCGCAACGGTTTGTACAACCGGCAGGACATTTACGATATCGCCAACATCGAGCAGATCGAGATTCTGAAAGGGCCGGCGGCGATGTTGTACGGCCGGGTCGAGCCGGGCGGTTTGGTCAATTACGTGACCAAGAAACCGCTGGATACCGCGTATTACTCGTTGCAGCAGCAGTTCGGTTCCTTCGACCAGTACCGTACCTTGCTCGACGCCACCGGCCCGCTCGATGCCGGCAAGACCTTGCTGTACCGGTTGAACGGTTCGTATACCGACCAACAATCGTTTCGCGATTTCGTCGGCAACCAGCGCTTTTTCGTCGCCCCCAGCTTGACCTGGCGGCCGAATGCCCGTTTCGAAACCAACGTCGATCTGGAATACAAACATGACCAATTCAATGCCGATTACGGCATTCCGGCCATCAACGGCCGGCCGGCGCCGATTCCGATCACCCGCAATCTGAAGGACGGCTTCCACCGCCAAACCCTGGAAAGCACCTCGGTTGCGGTGGATTGGACCTACCGTTTCAACGACGACTGGAAAATTACCCAGCGCTATTTGTTCAAGGACTGGAGCTTGAGCGGGCCGACCTTGTTCAACTTCGCCGGACTGCGCGCCGATTTGCGCACGCTGGACCGAGTGGCGTCGAAAGGGGTGCAGGACGTCATGACCCATTCCGGCAATATCGACCTGAACGGCAAGTTCGAAATATTCGGCAGCAAACATAATCTGCTGGTCGGCTTCGACGGCTTCCATGCCTTGACTAACGCCCATTCCGCGCAAGCGCCGACCGCGCCGATCGACATTTACGCGCCGGTCTACGGCCAAGTCGATTTCGATGCGTTGGCCAGAGAGAACGCCTTCTTTTACCGGCGCGAATCCTGGGCCGGCGCCTATCTACAGGACCAGATCACCTTGTTCGACCGGTTGCAAATTTTACTGGGCGGCCGTTACGACAGCGTTACCACCGGCTCGAATTTTTCGCCGGTTTCGTTGCCAGCGGCGGAATTGGGGCGCAGACCCGCCAACGACGACGCCTTCAGCCCGCGGGCCGGACTGTTGTATCGGGCGCAGGATTGGCTGTCGCTGTACGGCAGTTACAGCGAATCGTTCAGCGCCAACAACGGCGTCAGCGCCGGCGGCGAGAAATTCGACCCGCAACGCGGCAAGCAATACGAGTTGGGGATTAAAACCGAGTCGGCGGACCAGCGTTTTTCGTCGACGTTGGCGTTCTTCTATTTGACCAAGAGCAATATGTTGACCGACGACCCGAACCGGGCCGATCCCAATTTCCAAATCCTGGCCGGGCAAATCCGTAGCCGCGGGATCGAGTTCGATCTGGCCGGGCAGGTCACCGATCGTCTGCATTTGTTGGGGACCTACGCTTATACCCAAGTCAATTACACCCAGGATTTCGACGGGCTGCAAGGCCACAGGGTGGAGAACGTGCCGCGCCACCAGGGTAGCCTGTGGGGCACTTGGCAGTTTAACCAGGCCTTCAAGGCCGGGCTAGGCGCGGTTGCGGTCGGGCCGCGGCCGGGAGATTCCGACAACAGCTACATGCTGCCCGGTTATGTGCGCTTGGATGCGATGGCGGCGTATACCCACAAAGTTGGCGAACACCGTTTGACCGCCCAGTTGAACATCAACAACCTGTTGGACAAGGAATACTACGCCAACTCGGCCGGCAGCAATCTCGGCGTGATCCCCGGCGCGCCGATCAATGTATTGGGCTCGTTGAAATACGAGTTTTAA
- a CDS encoding Nramp family divalent metal transporter gives MKNKALADLPRHNVPAFPGWWAALGPGVVWMALAQGSGELIWWPYMVAKYGLTFLWLLAPACLLQYPLNLEIGRYTLLTGESIFHGFIRLNRGFGVFLWLLMTVSFLWFGAFASAGGTAMAELTHWPQGWSQRGQSLFWGYASIAVFVTAILASGVVYTLIERFMKLVAVVTVVGLLSACLQADVLKALPEFGQGLFGPVGDMPRPWDNKDASKLLTAITFAGLGGFWILFYSYWLRDKGAGMAGLVGRITGLGGAEEAVLSDGFLPADAERSAQNWKSWRRFLSADILVGIIGNLLTTLMTCLLAYALLFPKGLLPQEYELAVVQSQFFAVSWGEIGRLLFLVVAAAFLTDTWLATADAVSRIQADIVLTLFPKAQRWPARRWYYLFLALLTVITSFTMLLDAPGPLILTSAVIGFAGTIMFPLALYLLNYRLLPPHLPAWAQPKGRPWLLALSFVVYLLLALLYLRASW, from the coding sequence ATGAAAAACAAAGCCCTTGCCGACCTGCCCCGCCACAACGTCCCGGCGTTTCCCGGCTGGTGGGCCGCCTTGGGGCCCGGCGTGGTGTGGATGGCGCTGGCCCAGGGCAGCGGCGAACTGATCTGGTGGCCGTATATGGTCGCCAAATACGGCCTGACTTTTCTGTGGCTGTTGGCGCCGGCCTGTTTGCTGCAATACCCGTTGAACCTGGAAATCGGCCGCTACACGCTGTTGACCGGCGAAAGCATTTTCCACGGCTTCATCCGCTTGAACCGCGGCTTCGGCGTGTTTTTATGGCTGCTGATGACCGTGTCGTTTTTATGGTTCGGCGCCTTCGCCTCGGCCGGCGGCACGGCGATGGCCGAGCTGACCCATTGGCCGCAGGGCTGGAGCCAGCGCGGGCAAAGCCTGTTCTGGGGCTATGCCTCGATTGCGGTATTCGTTACGGCGATTCTGGCCAGCGGCGTGGTGTATACCCTGATCGAACGCTTCATGAAGCTGGTCGCCGTCGTCACCGTGGTCGGCCTGCTGTCGGCCTGCCTGCAAGCCGATGTATTGAAGGCCTTGCCGGAATTCGGCCAGGGCCTGTTCGGCCCGGTCGGCGACATGCCCAGGCCCTGGGACAATAAAGACGCCAGCAAATTGCTGACCGCCATCACCTTCGCCGGCCTCGGCGGCTTCTGGATCTTGTTTTACTCGTACTGGCTGCGCGACAAAGGCGCCGGCATGGCCGGCCTGGTCGGCCGCATCACCGGCCTGGGCGGCGCCGAGGAAGCGGTGCTCAGCGACGGTTTTCTGCCGGCAGATGCCGAACGCAGCGCGCAAAACTGGAAGTCCTGGCGCCGGTTTTTGAGCGCGGACATCCTGGTCGGCATCATTGGTAATTTATTGACGACGTTGATGACCTGCCTGCTGGCCTACGCGCTGCTGTTCCCGAAGGGCTTGCTGCCGCAGGAATACGAATTGGCCGTCGTGCAAAGCCAGTTCTTTGCCGTCAGTTGGGGCGAAATCGGCCGGCTATTGTTTCTGGTGGTGGCCGCGGCGTTTTTGACCGATACCTGGCTGGCAACGGCCGACGCGGTCAGCCGGATTCAAGCCGATATCGTATTGACGCTGTTTCCCAAGGCCCAGCGTTGGCCGGCCCGGCGCTGGTATTACCTGTTTCTGGCGCTGCTGACCGTAATCACCTCGTTTACGATGCTGCTCGACGCGCCGGGGCCGTTGATCCTGACCAGCGCCGTGATCGGCTTCGCCGGCACCATCATGTTTCCGCTGGCTTTATATCTGTTGAATTACCGGCTACTGCCTCCGCACCTGCCGGCCTGGGCCCAACCCAAGGGCCGGCCCTGGCTGCTGGCATTGAGCTTTGTCGTGTATCTGCTGCTGGCTCTGCTGTATCTGCGCGCCAGCTGGTAA
- the nhaD gene encoding sodium:proton antiporter NhaD, whose amino-acid sequence MISGLLGLAALAMPALAAAADTGQAAQSLQPLDLTGHWAGYISLVVMVAAYVAAMLEEVTELRKSKPMLLAAALIWFVIVLAYREQGRDELAVAAFRGNLQTYIELLLFIMVSMTYLNAMEDMRIFDALKVWLVTKHLSYRQLFWITGFLVFFLSCVVNGLTAGLLMGAVAVAVGKDNPRFVSLACINIVIATNAGGSFSPLGGISTLFVWQHGILGFTEFFKLFLPCLANFLVPALAMHFALPKEIPSIEMAQVELPRGAKRLLVLFGVTIALAVVFDMQLHLPAAAGMMAGLSLLQFFYFYLRKTEKAQALSQSEFSLFFGGGDIHAATANAVRFDIFEKVGRLEWDTLLFFYGAMMGIGGLGYIGYLDAVSHQLYGQLSPTLANIAIGLCSAFVDNGTLMFAILTMHPDITQGQWLLLTLTLGVGGSLLAIGSAPGIGLLGQAKGQYTFSNHMKWCPVILLGYFASIGVHFLVNAHSF is encoded by the coding sequence ATGATATCGGGCCTGCTGGGACTGGCGGCCTTGGCGATGCCGGCATTGGCCGCCGCCGCGGATACCGGCCAGGCGGCGCAAAGTCTACAACCTTTGGATTTGACCGGCCATTGGGCGGGTTACATTTCGCTGGTGGTTATGGTGGCCGCTTATGTCGCGGCGATGCTGGAAGAAGTGACCGAGCTGCGCAAATCCAAGCCGATGCTGCTGGCGGCGGCCTTGATCTGGTTCGTCATCGTGCTGGCTTACCGGGAACAGGGCCGCGACGAGCTGGCGGTCGCCGCGTTTCGCGGCAATCTGCAAACTTACATCGAGCTGTTGCTGTTCATCATGGTATCGATGACCTATCTGAATGCGATGGAAGACATGCGTATATTCGATGCGTTGAAAGTCTGGCTGGTCACCAAGCATTTGAGTTACCGGCAATTGTTCTGGATTACCGGGTTTTTGGTGTTCTTCCTGTCTTGCGTCGTCAACGGCCTGACCGCCGGCCTACTGATGGGCGCGGTGGCGGTGGCGGTCGGTAAAGACAACCCGCGCTTCGTGTCGTTGGCGTGCATCAACATCGTCATCGCGACCAATGCCGGCGGTTCGTTCAGCCCATTGGGCGGGATCTCGACCTTGTTCGTCTGGCAGCACGGCATCCTCGGTTTCACCGAATTCTTCAAGTTGTTCCTGCCGTGCCTGGCCAATTTCCTGGTGCCGGCACTGGCGATGCATTTTGCGCTGCCCAAGGAAATTCCCAGCATCGAAATGGCCCAGGTCGAGCTGCCGCGCGGCGCCAAGCGCTTGCTGGTTCTGTTCGGCGTGACGATCGCGTTGGCCGTGGTGTTCGATATGCAACTGCATTTGCCGGCCGCCGCCGGCATGATGGCCGGTTTGTCGTTATTGCAGTTCTTTTATTTCTACCTGCGTAAAACCGAAAAAGCGCAAGCGTTGAGCCAGTCGGAGTTCTCGCTGTTTTTCGGCGGCGGCGATATCCACGCCGCTACGGCGAATGCGGTCCGCTTCGATATTTTCGAAAAGGTCGGCCGCCTGGAATGGGACACGCTATTGTTTTTTTACGGGGCAATGATGGGTATCGGCGGTTTGGGTTACATCGGTTATCTGGATGCCGTTTCCCACCAGCTTTACGGCCAACTCAGCCCGACCCTGGCCAATATCGCGATCGGCTTGTGCTCGGCCTTCGTCGATAACGGCACGCTGATGTTCGCGATCCTGACCATGCACCCGGACATTACCCAAGGCCAATGGCTGTTGTTGACGTTGACGCTGGGCGTCGGCGGCAGCCTGTTGGCGATCGGTTCGGCACCGGGGATTGGCTTGTTGGGCCAGGCCAAGGGACAATATACCTTCAGCAACCACATGAAATGGTGTCCGGTGATTCTGCTCGGTTATTTCGCCAGTATCGGCGTGCATTTTCTGGTCAACGCCCATTCTTTCTGA
- a CDS encoding DUF4118 domain-containing protein, whose amino-acid sequence MFASGNRRWPGKFGPDAQLPARTRRERVTGYACGVAAPFVCTLAAWPFRSVLEPASILMSYMLGVFLVASRYGRGPSLTASLMSPPVFAYYFAPPIFSFAISDLENIVGLAVMIVVASLTSNLLDRARSQAEIARQRENRANALYRLSRALADAHSREAIAALAAARIRDEFATAAAILAVDDNRNLPLSPSAAWPDFDPESARQAFAANALRQCRDTAYYPLAGSQAVFGVLLVKAEPFTRSAHPEALALFETFRNLIGQALERLYLAERAREAGLQVQAEALRNALLSAISHDLRTPLTRISGAAGALIDNADRLSAVERQEFYRAVLDEAQRMAELTSKILDMARLSSGEITLHCEWNALEEIVGSALTRLDKALRERPVRIQIPDSLPLLWVDAVLFEQVLANLIENAIKYTPPGSPIDIGAELAADGLQLAVTDYGAGIPDGMQDKIFDKFYRLGGETETGGVGLGLALCRTIVAAHGGRIRACNVAGKGASLVIELPLREPPALDWSEPEERGG is encoded by the coding sequence ATGTTCGCTAGCGGTAACAGGCGGTGGCCGGGCAAATTCGGCCCGGACGCGCAATTGCCGGCCAGAACCCGGCGCGAGCGTGTCACCGGTTACGCTTGCGGTGTCGCCGCGCCGTTTGTCTGCACGCTGGCCGCGTGGCCGTTCCGTAGCGTGTTGGAACCGGCCAGCATCCTGATGAGCTACATGCTGGGCGTGTTCCTGGTCGCCAGCCGTTACGGCCGCGGCCCGTCGCTGACCGCTTCGCTGATGAGTCCGCCGGTGTTTGCCTATTATTTCGCGCCGCCGATTTTTTCGTTTGCGATTTCCGATCTGGAGAACATTGTCGGTCTGGCGGTGATGATCGTCGTCGCCAGTCTGACCAGCAACTTGTTGGACCGCGCCCGCAGCCAAGCCGAAATTGCCCGGCAACGGGAAAACCGGGCCAACGCCTTGTACCGGTTAAGCCGGGCTCTGGCCGATGCCCACAGCCGCGAGGCGATTGCGGCGTTGGCCGCCGCGCGGATTCGCGACGAATTCGCTACCGCAGCGGCCATCCTGGCGGTCGACGATAACCGCAACCTGCCGCTGTCGCCATCTGCGGCATGGCCGGATTTCGATCCGGAATCGGCCCGGCAGGCATTCGCGGCGAACGCGCTGCGCCAGTGCCGGGACACAGCCTATTACCCGCTGGCCGGATCGCAGGCCGTATTCGGCGTGTTGCTGGTCAAGGCGGAGCCCTTCACCCGTTCGGCGCATCCGGAGGCGCTGGCCTTGTTCGAAACCTTCCGCAATCTGATCGGCCAGGCTTTGGAGCGGCTGTATCTGGCCGAACGCGCCCGCGAAGCCGGCTTGCAGGTGCAGGCCGAGGCGTTGCGCAATGCCTTGCTCAGTGCGATTTCCCATGACCTACGTACGCCGCTGACCCGAATCAGCGGCGCCGCCGGCGCGTTGATCGACAATGCCGACCGCTTAAGCGCGGTCGAGCGCCAGGAGTTTTACCGAGCGGTATTGGACGAGGCGCAACGGATGGCCGAATTGACCAGCAAGATTCTGGACATGGCCCGGCTCAGCAGCGGCGAAATTACGCTGCATTGCGAATGGAATGCGCTGGAGGAAATCGTCGGCAGCGCGTTGACCCGGCTCGATAAGGCGTTGCGGGAACGGCCGGTGCGCATCCAAATTCCGGACAGCCTGCCGTTGCTTTGGGTCGATGCGGTATTGTTCGAGCAGGTGTTGGCCAATCTGATCGAAAATGCCATCAAATATACGCCGCCCGGCAGTCCGATCGATATCGGCGCGGAACTGGCGGCGGACGGCCTGCAACTGGCGGTCACCGATTACGGCGCCGGTATTCCGGACGGCATGCAGGACAAAATCTTCGACAAATTTTACCGACTGGGCGGTGAAACCGAAACCGGCGGCGTCGGATTGGGTCTGGCTTTGTGCCGGACTATCGTCGCCGCCCACGGCGGCCGGATTCGGGCATGCAATGTTGCCGGAAAAGGTGCGTCGCTGGTCATCGAATTGCCGTTGCGCGAGCCGCCGGCTTTGGATTGGAGCGAGCCGGAGGAGCGTGGCGGATGA